A window from Psychrobium sp. MM17-31 encodes these proteins:
- a CDS encoding PaaI family thioesterase yields the protein MLDKEQLDEFFKTEFPQADFIIQELGKRSAVVKKEIGHQHLRPGGTVSGPTMMEVADTALYVAILNEIGLVSLAVTTNLNINFLRKPAANKDIIGECRLIKVGKSLIVGDVFLYSEGMAEPIAHATGTYSVPH from the coding sequence ATGCTAGACAAGGAACAACTCGACGAGTTTTTTAAAACTGAATTTCCACAAGCTGATTTTATTATTCAAGAATTAGGTAAGCGTAGTGCAGTTGTTAAAAAGGAAATCGGCCACCAGCATTTAAGGCCCGGCGGCACAGTCTCGGGGCCAACCATGATGGAAGTTGCAGATACAGCCTTGTATGTCGCTATTCTCAACGAAATCGGCCTAGTTTCCCTCGCCGTTACCACCAACCTCAATATCAATTTCCTACGTAAGCCAGCCGCTAACAAAGACATCATTGGCGAATGTCGCCTCATTAAAGTCGGAAAATCATTAATCGTTGGTGATGTATTTTTGTATTCAGAAGGGATGGCAGAGCCGATAGCGCATGCGACTGGGACTTATTCGGTTCCTCACTAA